The genomic window ctgttttctcttttatgcCTCTTTATGCTGATTGTTTCATCATTTCTGTAGGCGAGGAGGAACACGATCAGGAAGGCCGAGTGATTGTGGCTGAATTTGATGCATTTGTGCTGGTAACAGCCTATGTACCTAATGCAGGCCGGGGTCTGGTGCGCTTGGAGTACCGGCAGCGCTGGGACGAAGCCTTTCGCAAGTTCCTGAAGGGCTTGGCTTCCCGCAAGCCCCTTGTGCTATGTGGGGATCTCAATGTGGCTCATGAAGAAATTGACCTTCGCAAccccaagggaaacaaaaagaatgCTGGCTTCACTCCACAAGAGCGCCAAGGCTTTGGGGAATTGCTGCAGGCTGTGCCACTGGCTGACAGTTTCCGGCACCTCTACCCCAATACAGCCTATGCCTACACCTTTTGGACCTACATGATGAATGCACGCTCCAAAAATGTGGGGTGGCGCCTTGATTACTTTTTGTTGTCTCACTCTCTGTTACCTGCATTGTGTGATAGCAAGATCCGTTCCAAGGCCCTGGGCAGTGACCACTGTCCCATCACCTTATACCTAGCACTGTGACACCTCCCCCACATCAATTCGAGCCTGGGAAATAAGCCCCCCAGACTAGCAGAGTTCTTGCCCGCCTCCCAAACTTCTTTAAAATCTGCACTGTATTTCCTTTCTGAAAATCCTTTAACCAGGCTCCTAGTGACAGACTTAGGTTTCCTTTAAGCCTGAggtgttggggttttttttcggTGAGTTCTCTCTCCcgcttgctctctttcttttttttttttacattaaacaaAAGCTAC from Equus asinus isolate D_3611 breed Donkey chromosome 2, EquAss-T2T_v2, whole genome shotgun sequence includes these protein-coding regions:
- the APEX1 gene encoding DNA repair nuclease/redox regulator APEX1 isoform X1, translating into MPKRGKKGAVAEDGEGPKTEPEAKKSKTGTKKNEKEAAGEGPVLYEDPPDQKTSPSGKSATLKICSWNVDGLRAWIKKKGLDWVKEEAPDILCLQETKCSENKLPAELQELPGLSHQYWSAPSDKEGYSGVGLLSRQCPLKVSYGIGEEEHDQEGRVIVAEFDAFVLVTAYVPNAGRGLVRLEYRQRWDEAFRKFLKGLASRKPLVLCGDLNVAHEEIDLRNPKGNKKNAGFTPQERQGFGELLQAVPLADSFRHLYPNTAYAYTFWTYMMNARSKNVGWRLDYFLLSHSLLPALCDSKIRSKALGSDHCPITLYLAL